A window from Haloarchaeobius amylolyticus encodes these proteins:
- a CDS encoding PAS domain S-box protein produces MEELERATPVLVLSQGEGVATAIRGIAASAATDIAVTTGSPDEVQGGQVDPGEYSLAVVVQSSSQAHLDTIARLDARADDVPVVGVIDTGDGQAHVDALAAGAAKVLPRTAFERSPETVADLLVDAAAEPRDQYAAVEQVMAETAAPASFHDPSTGELVEVSRGLAEALGYPDRPSLLDDGVEAVLPAGESEGESLREKLGDIPDDLSITSTEVERSLPDGRTRLFHVVTMPASIGDDPLVLCLWRDVTERRELRRTYRDVFEGVSDGLVVHDPETGEIEDVNQRFCEQVGYGSEELVGETVDVVTAPGDEYSYERARERIRQADTDGPQLFEWRNQHADGQTFPVEVHLSVVELQGAEFVLASVRDISERKRREREYEQVFDGVTDAITVHDPWEEELVDANESLCSLLGYDRAAVLDMGIDEFSYGDEGFTADRAYEIQREVAESGEPETVEWKVETAAGSVRTLETKLTPATIGGEKRVLVISRDVTERRRREREYEQMFNKVNDAISVHDPETGEILQVNETYTREFGYDQETSRDLGVEGLSVPEEGYTGERSRTIIQEVAETGESITVEWLVENADGERRWYEVNTTPARIGGELRVLGISRDVTERKRREREYEQIFDGVTDAITVHDPETGTIVDVNQAMCELVGYDRETILEQGIAGVSVTEEGYTKEQAREVIHRVMDSGESETLEWKVETASSEHRWLEVKATPAVIGGEDRYIGMTRDVTERRRREREYEQIFDGVTDAIAVHDPDTGEILQVNETYSDLLGYDRETIVDLGIDGISDTETGYTRERGEALIDRVVAGESVDPFEWAVQRADGERRWFEVVLTTARIGGETRVLGIARDVTERREREQQIAEEREKYSTLVEQSTDGVAVVQDESYTFVNQQFTEITGYDRTELLSMSFEEVFAPSHRDLVVERFRKRVDGESPPRQYDVEVETAAGNRRTLELAVSRITHEGDPATLANFRDVTERRAREEELRRSEQQFRQIAEAVDEVIHLADPDFAETHYISPAYEDIWGRPVEELYEDPLSFEETIHPADREEFMAFLDGLDDWPDPGETETADYSYEYRVERADGSVRWIDGRVYPIRDESGDVSRVVSVSRDVTERQRRRQTLESFQEATAELTTAESAVAACETAVSAAAEVFGLDSVAVHLFDEGTGTLSPVAATADLGPTDALPAWSAENRVPWEVFVDELPDRVAVGDAPALAVAGVDEEGSALVMPLSGHGVLTVWMADDGVDVETAHLIAAVLEGGLNHLVGQRRLESQREELAVQTERAEQLERIAELTRQVEVAITEQSTRVGVERAVCEGLVGIGPFAAAWTAETEPGSDRLTPRTTAGITEEDAERTVTAAGSRDGYPHPALEAWETDEVVVETDLVGTTGENWRRDLLRRGIQAVCAIPLSYEGITHGVLVIHATDPTAFEGPGRESIDQLGTSIGYAITAIERRRALESDETLELEFRDDDDCSVPFARLATETGCQVRHDRTVRRRDGSLSVVYTVIGDVPDDVETVADRVLPGETEVLNDSVDQAVVERRGTSWFGSIISDYGGVLRRGHATPELATFVVELPTEANTRRFVDRLSETIPGIEMVAQRQHQPTDSTPGEVGARLEQRLSDRQQQALEAAYEMGYFDWPREHSGQEVADEMGISQPTLNKHIRLAERKVFDLLLDSDDSGSGAV; encoded by the coding sequence ATGGAAGAACTCGAACGCGCCACCCCAGTACTGGTGCTCAGCCAGGGGGAGGGGGTGGCCACCGCGATCCGGGGAATCGCGGCGTCGGCAGCGACCGACATCGCTGTCACCACGGGGAGTCCCGACGAGGTACAGGGGGGACAGGTCGACCCGGGCGAGTACAGTCTCGCCGTGGTCGTCCAGTCGTCGTCTCAGGCGCACCTGGATACGATAGCGCGACTCGACGCACGAGCAGACGACGTTCCGGTCGTCGGGGTCATCGACACCGGTGACGGGCAAGCCCACGTCGACGCACTGGCGGCGGGCGCAGCGAAGGTGCTGCCGCGGACGGCGTTCGAGCGGTCACCGGAGACGGTCGCCGACCTGCTGGTCGACGCGGCGGCCGAGCCGAGGGACCAGTATGCGGCCGTCGAGCAGGTGATGGCCGAGACCGCGGCACCGGCCAGTTTCCACGACCCATCGACCGGCGAACTCGTCGAGGTCAGTCGGGGGTTGGCAGAGGCGCTCGGCTACCCGGACCGGCCGAGCCTCCTCGACGACGGTGTCGAAGCGGTGCTGCCTGCCGGCGAGAGCGAGGGAGAATCGCTCCGCGAGAAGCTCGGGGACATCCCCGACGACCTCTCGATCACGTCGACCGAGGTCGAGCGGAGTCTCCCGGACGGGCGCACCCGGTTGTTCCACGTCGTCACAATGCCGGCCAGCATCGGTGACGACCCGCTCGTCCTCTGCCTGTGGCGGGACGTGACCGAGCGACGCGAACTCCGACGGACCTACCGGGACGTGTTCGAAGGGGTCAGCGACGGGCTGGTCGTTCACGACCCCGAAACCGGCGAGATCGAGGACGTCAACCAGCGATTCTGCGAACAGGTCGGGTACGGCAGCGAGGAGCTCGTCGGTGAGACGGTCGACGTGGTCACCGCACCCGGTGACGAGTACTCGTACGAGCGAGCCCGCGAACGGATACGGCAGGCCGACACCGACGGCCCACAGCTGTTCGAGTGGCGGAACCAGCACGCAGACGGCCAGACGTTCCCGGTCGAGGTCCACCTCTCGGTGGTGGAACTCCAGGGTGCCGAGTTCGTCCTCGCGTCGGTGCGGGACATCTCCGAGCGCAAGCGTCGAGAACGCGAGTACGAACAGGTCTTCGACGGCGTCACCGACGCGATAACCGTCCACGACCCCTGGGAAGAGGAACTGGTCGACGCGAACGAGTCGCTTTGTTCCCTCCTCGGGTACGACCGGGCGGCGGTCCTCGACATGGGCATCGACGAGTTCAGCTACGGCGACGAGGGGTTCACCGCCGACCGAGCGTACGAGATACAGCGCGAGGTGGCGGAATCGGGCGAGCCGGAGACGGTCGAGTGGAAGGTCGAGACCGCGGCTGGGTCGGTACGGACGCTCGAGACGAAGCTCACGCCGGCGACCATCGGCGGGGAGAAGCGGGTCCTGGTCATCTCGCGCGACGTCACCGAGCGCCGGCGCCGCGAACGCGAGTACGAGCAGATGTTCAACAAGGTCAACGACGCCATCAGCGTCCACGACCCCGAGACGGGTGAGATACTGCAGGTCAACGAGACCTACACCCGCGAGTTCGGGTACGACCAGGAGACTAGCCGCGACCTCGGTGTCGAGGGGCTGAGCGTCCCCGAGGAGGGCTACACCGGAGAGCGCTCGCGGACGATAATCCAGGAGGTCGCCGAGACCGGCGAGTCGATCACGGTCGAGTGGCTGGTCGAGAACGCCGACGGCGAACGCCGCTGGTACGAGGTGAACACGACCCCGGCGAGGATCGGCGGCGAACTCCGGGTGCTCGGCATCTCCCGCGACGTCACCGAGCGCAAGCGTCGCGAACGCGAGTACGAGCAGATATTCGACGGGGTGACGGACGCCATCACGGTCCACGACCCCGAAACGGGGACCATCGTCGACGTCAACCAGGCGATGTGCGAGCTGGTCGGCTACGACAGGGAGACCATCCTGGAGCAGGGCATCGCGGGCGTCAGCGTCACCGAGGAGGGATACACGAAGGAGCAGGCGCGCGAGGTCATCCACCGGGTGATGGACTCCGGCGAGTCAGAGACGCTGGAGTGGAAGGTCGAGACGGCGTCGAGCGAACACCGGTGGCTGGAGGTCAAGGCGACCCCGGCGGTGATCGGCGGGGAGGACCGCTACATCGGGATGACGCGTGACGTCACCGAGCGTCGGCGCCGCGAACGCGAGTACGAACAGATATTCGATGGCGTCACCGACGCCATCGCGGTCCACGACCCCGACACCGGCGAGATACTGCAGGTCAACGAGACCTACTCGGACCTCCTCGGGTACGACCGCGAGACCATCGTCGACCTGGGCATCGACGGTATCAGCGACACCGAGACGGGGTACACACGTGAACGCGGTGAGGCACTGATAGACCGTGTCGTGGCCGGCGAGTCGGTCGACCCGTTCGAGTGGGCCGTCCAGCGGGCCGACGGGGAACGTCGCTGGTTCGAGGTCGTCCTGACGACGGCGCGGATCGGCGGCGAGACGCGCGTCCTCGGCATCGCCCGTGACGTGACCGAACGCCGCGAGCGCGAGCAGCAGATCGCCGAGGAACGCGAGAAGTACTCGACCCTCGTCGAGCAGAGCACGGACGGGGTGGCGGTCGTCCAGGACGAATCCTACACCTTCGTCAACCAGCAGTTCACCGAGATAACGGGATACGACCGGACGGAACTGCTGTCGATGTCGTTCGAGGAGGTCTTCGCACCGTCACATCGAGACCTCGTCGTGGAGCGGTTCCGGAAACGTGTCGACGGGGAGTCGCCGCCGCGGCAGTACGACGTGGAGGTCGAGACGGCCGCGGGGAACCGACGGACGCTCGAGCTGGCCGTCTCGCGCATCACCCACGAGGGCGACCCGGCGACGCTGGCGAACTTCCGTGACGTGACCGAACGCCGGGCCAGGGAGGAGGAACTCCGCCGGAGCGAACAGCAGTTCCGCCAGATCGCCGAGGCCGTCGACGAGGTCATCCACCTCGCCGACCCGGACTTCGCAGAGACGCACTACATCAGCCCGGCGTACGAGGACATCTGGGGGCGGCCGGTCGAGGAGCTGTACGAGGACCCGCTCTCGTTCGAGGAGACGATCCACCCGGCCGACCGCGAGGAGTTCATGGCGTTCCTCGACGGCCTCGACGACTGGCCCGACCCCGGGGAGACCGAGACGGCCGACTACAGTTACGAGTACCGCGTCGAGCGCGCCGACGGGTCGGTCCGCTGGATAGACGGTCGCGTCTACCCCATCCGCGACGAGTCGGGCGACGTGAGCCGGGTCGTCTCCGTCAGTCGGGACGTGACGGAACGACAGCGACGCCGCCAGACCCTGGAGTCGTTCCAGGAGGCGACGGCGGAGCTGACCACCGCGGAGTCCGCCGTCGCCGCCTGCGAGACCGCCGTCTCCGCCGCAGCCGAGGTCTTCGGACTCGATAGCGTCGCCGTCCACCTGTTCGACGAGGGGACCGGGACGCTCTCGCCGGTCGCTGCCACCGCCGACCTCGGACCGACAGACGCGCTGCCGGCGTGGAGTGCCGAGAACCGGGTCCCCTGGGAGGTCTTCGTCGACGAGTTGCCGGATCGCGTCGCCGTCGGAGACGCCCCTGCCCTCGCGGTCGCCGGGGTCGACGAGGAAGGGTCGGCACTCGTCATGCCACTCTCCGGGCACGGCGTGCTGACCGTCTGGATGGCCGACGACGGGGTCGACGTCGAGACGGCACACCTCATCGCGGCCGTCCTCGAGGGCGGGCTGAACCACCTCGTCGGCCAGCGCCGACTGGAGTCACAGCGCGAGGAACTGGCCGTCCAGACCGAACGAGCCGAACAGCTCGAACGCATCGCCGAACTCACCCGACAGGTGGAGGTCGCCATCACCGAGCAGTCGACCCGGGTCGGCGTCGAGCGCGCCGTCTGCGAGGGGCTGGTCGGCATCGGGCCGTTCGCGGCCGCCTGGACCGCCGAAACCGAGCCGGGGTCGGACCGGTTGACGCCCCGCACCACGGCGGGAATCACGGAGGAGGACGCAGAGCGAACCGTCACGGCTGCCGGCTCGCGCGACGGGTACCCGCATCCCGCGCTCGAGGCGTGGGAGACCGACGAGGTGGTCGTCGAGACCGACCTCGTCGGAACGACGGGGGAGAACTGGCGACGGGACCTGCTCCGGCGCGGTATCCAGGCCGTGTGTGCGATTCCACTCTCGTACGAGGGTATCACCCACGGCGTGCTCGTCATCCACGCGACGGACCCGACGGCGTTCGAGGGACCGGGCCGCGAGTCCATCGACCAGCTCGGCACCTCCATCGGCTACGCGATAACGGCCATCGAACGGCGACGGGCGCTCGAGTCCGACGAGACCCTCGAACTCGAGTTCCGCGACGACGACGATTGTTCGGTCCCGTTCGCTCGCCTCGCCACCGAGACGGGCTGCCAGGTCCGGCACGACCGGACGGTCCGTCGACGAGACGGCTCCCTCTCGGTCGTCTACACCGTCATCGGTGACGTCCCGGATGACGTCGAGACGGTGGCCGACCGGGTGTTGCCGGGCGAGACCGAGGTCCTGAACGACTCGGTCGACCAGGCCGTCGTCGAACGTCGAGGGACCAGCTGGTTCGGGTCCATCATCTCCGACTACGGTGGGGTCCTCCGCCGCGGCCACGCGACGCCGGAGCTGGCGACCTTCGTCGTGGAACTC